One genomic region from Chelmon rostratus isolate fCheRos1 chromosome 11, fCheRos1.pri, whole genome shotgun sequence encodes:
- the LOC121614323 gene encoding TBC1 domain family member 12-like: METTKENGGSFAVDLNENEEEGGGGGGGGRAGLKSYIALKDHNAALRAGVSGGQEAGKGHFDATGNERNVNRDASVQPPTHDREIMLDLVSAEEYLPGRLTDRCVISGVCDDHGGLNGFTESFGQEEPTMVGLEGGGGGGEGGGLGLAGTTVASCPAVLLGRVSAETGRQLRQHPAGESEGETPDSDDVTPGEEPTDGCAVTGCIRTSLALDRLPCTGKHQRNCACSATALSGPDVNMPNGDADSPGYEADIAYCKPVGVFSSPRLGHKLGLCDVDCEEVKVANGGLHIVNATRATCDWPDSDYFPENSADIHFDLGARPENGPGSGFCERSESDCSGTLFSQCPGEDAPAAAELPHFPDPSAPVPSRDSPTLGSSAKLPSPCPSTLSNVNGGSPLSEPNIREDEDEEDFSDLSLPVRPHSLRTNPNLTVSLSCDATPLSPDELGGFYFGDEGYKEDLRNILEAGRRQSAPDKLPDLSGHTDSSDPKQMPKRFGIADFFTRSLFSRKSKEPKALAHNATGWRLFGRTAAKEGDPTKDPASTLSTQQDEEETDSAVSSCPQLPPAAVRRKNLEFEPLSTTALILEDRPSNLPAKSLEETQRHKLEYEEMVAGAKRREMKEAQRKKRQMKERHRQEDSISNAMVIWNTEILPNWDTMKGTRRVRELWWQGLPPSVRGRVWSLAIGNELNITPELYEIFLSRAKEKWRSYSETSSVNDSESEGASLADRESSLDLIKLDISRTFPSLFIFQKGGPYHDLLHSVLGAYTCYRPDIGYVQGMSFIAAVLILNLEEAEAFITFANLLNKPCQMAFFRVDHELMLKYFAAFEVFFEENLPRLFSHFQTNNLTPDLYLIDWIFTLYSKSLPLDVACRVWDVFCRDGEESLFRTGLGILRLFEDVLLQMDFIHIAQFLTRLPEDLQSHTLFAAMANTHMISRNRRWAQVFSAMMKDGTKDMDKNASPALRS; encoded by the exons ATGGAAACGACGAAGGAGAACGGAGGGTCGTTTGCGGTCGACTTGAACGAGAAcgaagaagagggagggggaggaggaggaggagggagagcgggGCTCAAATCTTACATCGCACTCAAAGACCACAACGCAGCGCTGCGAGCCGGTGTCAGCGGGGGTCAGGAAGCCGGGAAGGGCCATTTCGATGCGACCGGTAACGAGAGGAATGTAAACAGAGACGCCTCCGTACAGCCGCCCACACACGACAGGGAGATTATGTTGGACTTGGTCTCGGCGGAGGAGTACCTCCCCGGCCGGTTGACTGACAGATGTGTGATTTCGGGGGTTTGCGACGACCACGGCGGGCTGAACGGATTTACTGAGTCATTCGGTCAGGAGGAGCCGACAATGGTTGggctggaaggaggaggaggtggaggggaaggaggagggctCGGCCTCGCAGGGACCACAGTAGCTTCCTGTCCAGCTGTGCTCCTGGGTCGGGTTTCGGCAGAGACGGGCCGACAGTTGCGGCAGCATCCTGCGGGGGAGAGCGAAGGGGAAACCCCGGATTCTGACGACGTTACGCCGGGAGAAGAGCCGACCGACGGTTGCGCAGTCACCGGCTGCATCAGGACTTCTCTCGCCCTCGATCGGCTGCCATGCACGGGCAAGCACCAGCGGAACTGCGCTTGCTCCGCGACGGCCCTCTCCGGTCCAGATGTAAACATGCCCAACGGAGACGCCGACAGTCCGGGTTACGAGGCGGACATCGCCTACTGTAAACCGGTGGGGGTGTTTTCCAGCCCGCGGCTGGGCCACAAGCTCGGTTTATGCGACGTGGACTGTGAGGAAGTGAAAGTAGCCAACGGTGGTTTGCACATAGTGAACGCCACCAGAGCAACATGTGACTGGCCAGACTCCGACTATTTCCCCGAAAATAGCGCCGACATTCATTTCGACCTGGGGGCAAGGCCGGAAAACGGGCCTGGGTCGGGGTTTTGTGAGAGGAGCGAGAGCGACTGCAGCGGGACATTGTTCTCTCAGTGCCCGGGGGAGGATGCACCAGCTGCGGCTGAGCTCCCTCACTTCCCCGATCCCTCCGCCCCGGTCCCGTCCAGGGACTCCCCCACCCTGGGATCAAGTGCCAAACTCCCCTCGCCCTGCCCGTCAACCCTCTCCAACGTTAACGGTGGCAGCCCGCTCTCTGAACCCAACATcagggaggatgaggatgaggaggatttcAGTGACCTTAGTTTGCCCGTCAGACCACACAGTTTGAGGACTAACCCCAACCTCACGGTGTCCCTCAGCTGCGATGCCACCCCGCTGTCCCCCGACGAGCTTGGGGGCTTTTATTTCGGAGACGAGGGCTACAAGGAGGACTTGCGGAACATTTTGGAAGCGGGTCGGAGGCAGAGCGCTCCGGACAAACTGCCGGACCTGAgcggacacacagacagctctGACCCCAAGCAGATGCCAAAGAGGTTCGGCATCGCTGATTTCTTCACCAG gAGCCTGTTTTCTAGGAAATCCAAAGAGCCCAAGGCGTTGGCCCATAATGCAACAGGGTGGCGTCTGTTCGGCAGGACGGCAGCCAAAGAGGGTGATCCAACTAAAGACCCCGCCTCCACATTGTCCACACAACAG GACGAGGAGGAGACGGACTCAGCTGTGTCCTCGTGTCCCCAGCTCCCCCCGGCcgcagtgaggaggaagaacCTGGAGTTTGAGCCTCTTTCCACCACAGCTCTCATCCTGGAGGACCGGCCATC GAACCTTCCCGCCAAATCACTGGAAGAAACCCAGAGACACAAACTGGAGTACGAGGAGATGGTGGCAGGAGCCAAGAGGAGAG agATGAAGGAAGCCCAGAGGAAGAAGCGTCAGATGaaggagagacacagacaggaggacagcatCTCCAACGCCATGGTGATCTGGAACACCGAGATCCTGCCAAACTGGGACACCAT gaaggGAACGAGGCGGGTCAGGGAGCTCTGGTGGCAGGGACTTCCTCCCAGTGTCAGAGGAAGAGTGTGGAGCCTCGCCATCGGCAATGAGCTCAACATCAcaccag agctGTATGAGATCTTCCTGTCCAGAGCCAAAGAGAAGTGGAGGAGCTACAGTGAAACCAGTTCAGTCAACGACAGCGAGAGCG AGGGGGCGTCCCTGGCCGACAGAGAGTCCAGCCTGGACCTCATCAAACTGGACATTTCCAGAACCTTCCCCTCTCTGTTCATCTTTCAGAAG GGCGGTCCGTACCACGACCTCCTCCACAGCGTGCTGGGGGCTTACACGTGTTACAGACCCGACATCGGCTAC GTCCAGGGCATGTCATTCATCGCTGCCGTGCTCATCCTCAACCTGGAGGAGGCCGAAGCCTTCATCACCTTCGCCAACCTGCTCAACAAACCCTGTCAGATGGCGTTCTTCAGAGTCGACCACGAACTG atgtTGAAGTATTTTGCAGCCTTCGAGGTTTTCTTTGAGGAGAATCTGCCTCGTCTCTTCAGCCACTTCCAGACCAACAACCTGACCCCCGACCTCTATCTGATCGACTG GATCTTCACTCTGTACAGTAAGTCCCTCCCGCTGGACGTGGCGTGTCGAGTGTGGGACGTCTTCTGTCGGGACGGGGAGGAGAGCTTGTTCCGGACGGGGCTGGGGATCCTGCGTCTGTTCGAGGACGTCCTGCTCCAGATGGACTTCATCCACATCGCTCAGTTCCTGACCCGCCTGCCGGAGGACCTGCAGTCACACACGCTCTTCGCCGCCatggccaacacacacatgatcaGCAGAAACCGCCGCTGGGCTCAG GTGTTTTCTGCGATGATGAAGGACGGAACTAAAGACATGGACAAAAACGCCAGCCCGGCTTTGAGAAGCTAA